TCCACCGCGACGGACGTTCCCGCCGATCGATGCAGCGACTCCGGGGCGAGCCTCGCCACCTCGGTCGACTGGGCATACGATGGGACTGCGACCAGCAGAGACAGGGTGAGCGTGCCAAACAGGGAGGCAGGGACGAAGCGCATCGGAGCAGAGCGGAATGTGGAGGCCCTCGACCTGCCCTCAGGCTCCTCACTGGAGGGGTAACGACCGAACCTCAAGCGAAACCCGAGTCGAGACATGCGGCCGGTTCGCCCACAACATAGAGCGGAGCCTGCGAACCACTCTGCCGCGCCCTTTGGAGACGCACAGGCACCGTCCTTCTGGTCACCGTATGGCCTCGACCCCATCAGGGGACGGGCCGGACTTGAGCCGCTGCCGTGGCTCGCGCCCCCCCTTCTCCCCCTCTGTTGCACGGATGTCGAGGAGGAAAGGGGCGCGGCGGCACGAGCATGTGCAAGCGGCGGAATTGCAAGAGGCTGGCCGCACACCCCACCAGAAGGTGCAGAGCCACCCAACGGGCTGGAAGCGCTTGCGTGCAGGGGCCCCAGAGCCTATCATAGTTTCGCCTGAAAACGTTTTCAGCCCGAGCCCTGCCGTCCCTCCGGCCGACGACTGGACGCCTGTTCCTCCCGGGGCCTGCCCCCTCCGCCCATACGCCCATGCCGAATCGTTTCTACGTCATCCGAACCGCGCTGATCGTCGCGCTGGGTGGCTTCCTGATGGGATTCGACGCCTCCGTGATCTCCGGCGTCGTCGGGTTCATCGAGACCGAGTTCGCGCTCACGAAGGCCCAGCTCGGGTTCTCCGTCTCCTCGCTCACGCTCACGGCGACGCTGGCGATGCTGGTCTCGGGGCCGCTCAGTGACCGGTTTGGCCGCCGCAAGATTCTGTTTCTCGCGGCCACCCTGTATGCGATTTCAGCCATCGCGTCGGCCCTGGCCCCCTCGTTCGGGTTCCTCGTCGCCGCCCGGATGATCGGAGGGCTGGGCGTGGGCGCCTCGCTCATCATCGCGCCGCTCTATATCGCCGAGATCGCGCCGCCGGCGATGCGCGGCCAGATGGTCTCGTTCAATCAGCTGAACATCGTGATCGGCATCACGGTTGCCTTCTTCACCAACTTCCTCATCCTCCAGCTCGCCGACTCGCCTGCCGCCTGGGCGCAGTCGCTGGGCCTCACGGACGGCCCGTGGCGGTGGATGCTCGGGCTCGAAACGCTGCCCGCGATCCTGTACTTCGTCGGGCTGTTCTTCGTGCCGCAGAGCCCCCGCTGGCTGCTGATGCAGGGGCGCCGGGACGAGGCCCTGCCGATCATGAAGATGGCCGTCGGGGGTGTGGCTGCGACGCAGGAGATCAACGAGATCGAGCAGAGCACGGCTCAGGAGCGAGCGGAGCAGGCAGAGGCCGACGCCCGCATTCAGAAGCGCCTCCAGAGTGGGACGCCTCGGGCCTGGATCTGGGCCGAGCAGTTGATCGGCAAGCTCAAGACCCTCTTCTCGCGCCCCATGTGGCTCGTGCTCTCCATCGGCGCCGTGATCGGCATCGTGCAGCAGGCCACGGGCATCAACGCGGTGTTCTTCTACGCGCCGACCATCTTCGAGCAGTCGGGCATCGGGACGGACGCGTCGTTCGTGCAGGCCATCTTCGTGGGCGTGATCAACCTCGTGTTCACGCTCCTCGCCATCGCCCTGATCGACCGGCTGGGACGGCGCCCGCTGCTGATCGGCGGCCTGATCGGCATCACGGTGGCCATGGGCCTGCTCGCCTACGGCTTCGGCAACGCCACCTACACGCTCGGTCCGGATGCCCCCGCCATCGTCGCGTCGGGCGGCGACGGGCTCACGCCGCTCATCGGGCAGACGTTCGACAACGACGTGGCCTTCAAGACGGCCCTCCAGGACGCCATCGGCGTCGCGGCCGCGACGGAGTACGAGGCGCCCCTCATCACGTCCGCCATCACGATGAACCCGATGCTGATCCTGATCGGCATTCTGGGCTTCGTGGCCTCGTTCGCAGTCTCGCTGGGCCCGGTGATGTGGGTGCTGTTCTCGGAGCTGTTCCCGAACCGGATTCGCGGGCTCGCGATCTCGTTCGTCGGGCTGATCAACTCGGCGGTGAGCTTCGGCGTCCAGCAGCTCTTCCCGGTCGAGCTGGCCGCGCTCGGCGCCGCGACGACGTTCGCCATCTTCGGCGCGATCGCGGCGGCGGGCCTCGTGTTCGTGGTGCTGGTGGTGCCCGAGACGAAGGGCAAATCGCTCGAAGAGCTGGAGGCCCAGCTCGTCCGCACGCCGGGTTCGTCGCTCGCCGCCACGCCCGTGTAGGGGAGCCGTCCTCCCTTCCTCCCGACCTGCTTCACCCCACCCCCGCGTCCCGATGCGCCCCGTCCTCCCCGCCCGCCTCGGCCTCCTCGTGGGCGCCGTCGCCCTCCTTGCGGCCTGCGCCTCCGAGCCTGCCGCCCCTGCGGCTCCGTCGTCCGAGGCGGACGGGCCCGCGCACGTCGAGGTCGTCCAGACGGACGGCCGCTACCAGCTCCTGGTCGACGGGGCGCCCTTCTTCATCGAGGGCGCCGGGCTGGAGTTCGGCGACATCGCGGCGCTCGCCGGGCACGGCGGCAACTCGTTCCGCACGTGGCGCACCGACAACGGCGAACGCACCGCGCGGGAGGTCCTGGACGAAGCCCACCAGCACGGCCTCATGGTCACGATGGGCCTGGAGATCGCCCGGGAGCGTGAGGGCCAGGGCCGCGGCGTGTTCGGGTTCGACTACGACGACGAGGCGGCGGTCGCCGAGCAGCTGGCGCGCGTCCGCGAGGAGGTAGAGGCGCTCAAGGACCACCCGGCGCTCCTGATGTGGGGCATCGGCAACGAGCTCAACCTGGGCGCCGAGAACCCAGCCGTGTGGGACGCGGTCGGCCAGATCTCGGACATGATCCACGAGGTCGACCCCCACCACCCGACGACGACCATGCTCGCGGGAGTGAGCAAGGAGATCGTCGACGAGATCCGCGTGCGCGCACCGAGCCTCGACCTGCTGAGCGTCCAGTTCTACGCCGACATCGAGAACCTGCCGCAGCGCATCGCGGATGCGGGCTGGACCGGCCCCTACATGGTCACGGAGTGGGGCGCGACCGGCCACTGGGAGGTCGAGGAGACGCCCTGGGGCGCCCCCATCGAGAACAACAGCTCGGTCAAGGCGGACCTCTACCGCACCCGCTACGAAACCGCCATCGCGTCCGACACGACCCAGATCCTCGGCTCGTACGTCTTCCTCTGGGGCCAGAAGCAAGAGCGCACCCCCACCTGGTACGGCATGTTCATGCCCACCGGCGAGCAGACCGAGGCGGTCGACGTGATGGAGACGCTCTGGACCGGTCAACCGCTCGCCAACCGGACCCCGCGCCTGGAGTCGCTCACCCTCGACGGACGCGTCGCCACGGACGCCATCCAGCTCGCCGCTGGCCAGGAGGTCCCGGCGGCGGTCGTCTCGACGGACCCCGACGGCGACGGCCTCCGCTACGAGTGGGAGGTCCGCCGCGAGCAGACCGACCTCAGCGAGGGCGGCGATGACGAATCCGTCCCCGAACTCCTGACCGGCGCCGTGGCGCCCACCGACGCGGCGCAGGTCTCGGTCACCGCACCCGCCGAGACAGGTGCCTACCGCCTCTTTGTCAACGTGTACGATGGCCAGGGCCACGCAGCCCACGCCAACATCCCTTTCTATGTCGGCGACTTCTAGACCGCACGCCCCCGCCCCGCCCACTCACCCCGACGGTCCCGTGCCCCGCCTCGTCGTCGGCTCCGCTCCGGTCCACCCCGATGCGGGCGCGGTCGCGGGGTCCTTCGTGGAGATGGACGGGCACCCTGCCTACCGGATCGACCACGTCGACGGGATGGCGCCGTTCTTCGTCACCGTCGTCAGCGACGCCGACCACTGGCTGTTCGCGTCGAGCACGGGCGGGCTCACGGCGGGGCGCTGCAGCCCCGACCACGCCCTCTTCCCCTACGAGACGGTCGACCGCATCCACGACGCGCAGGACCGGACGGGCAGCAAGACCCTCCTGCTCGTCTCGCGGTCTGGCGAGGGGGACGGGGCGTCACAGACCGCCCTCTGGGAGCCCTTCTCGGACCGGTACGCTGGCCTGTACGCGACCCGCCGGAGCCTGACCAAGACGCTCCGGGGAGACCGTCTCCGCTTCGAGGAGGCCAACGACGACCTCGGCCTGACGTTCGCTGTCACCTGGACCACCAGCGAGCGGTTCGGCTTCGTCCGCACCTCCGAGCTGGTCGCTCACGGCGACGCCGCCGTCTCGGTGCGCGTGCTGGACGGCGTCCAGAACCTCATGCCGTACGGCCTCATCCGTGAGCTTCAGGCAGTCCGCAGCAACCTGGCCGACGCGTACAAGAAGAGCGAACTCGTGCCCGACACGACGCTCGGGCTGTTTCTCCTGAGCGCGATCCCGGTCGACCGCGCCGAGCCGAGCGAGGCGCTCAAGGCGACCACCGTCTGGTCGGCCGGGCTCACGCCCGACGCGGTGCTCCTCTCCGCCCGCCAGCTAGACCGCTTCCGCCTCGGGAAGGCCGTCGAGACCGAGACCGCCGTCCGCGCCGAGCGCGGGGCGTACTTCGTCGCGGCGACGCTGGCCCTCGCCGCGGGCGAGGCGCAGACCTGGGACCTCGTGGCCGACATCGAGCAGGACGCCGCCGACGTGATCGCCCTGGCCGACCGCCTCGCAGACCCGGACGCGCTCCACGCGGAGGTCCACGCGGACGTCGAGGCGGGCACAGAGCGGCTCCGCCAGCTCGTCGCGGGCACCGACGGCGAGCAGGTCACCGGCGAGCCGATGACCACGGCCCGCCACCGCATGAACGTGCTGTTCAACATCATGCGGGGCGGCGTCTTCGACGAGGGCTACAGCGTCGTCCGGGAGGACGTGCGGGCGTACGTCGCCCACCACAACGCGCCGCTGGCGCGCGCCCACGCCGGTCTCTTCGACGCCCTCCCGGAGCGCGTCACCATCGAGGCGCTGTACGCGATGGCGGCAGACGCGGGCCCCCAGATGCAGCGCCTCTGCGCGACGTACCTGCCGCTCAGCTTCAGCCGCCGCCACGGCGACCCCAGCCGCCCCTGGAACCACTTCTCCATCGACATCAAGACGGACGACGGCGACTGGAAGCGAGGGTACGAGGGCAACTGGCGCGACATCTTCCAGAACTGGGAGGCGCTCGGCCGCTCGTACCCCGGCTACCTGGAAGGCATCATCGCGACGTTCGTCAATGCCTCCACGGCCGACGGCTACAACCCGTACCGCATCACGGACGAGGGCATCGACTGGGAGACCATCGAGCCCGACGACCCGTGGTCGTACATCGGCTACTGGGGCGATCACCAGCTGATCTACCTGCTCCGGTTGCTTGTGCTGTCGCGTCAGCACCACCCCGGAAGGCTGGAAGGGCTCCTCTCGCGGCGCCTCTTCAGCTACGCCAACGTCCCGTACCGCATCAAGCCGTACGCCGACCTGCTCCGCGATCCGCACGACACGGTCGTGTTCGACGCCGACCTGGAGGCGGAGATCGAGCGCCGCGTGCGCGCGGTCGGGGCGGACGGCAAGCTGCTCTGGGACGCCGACGGCGAGGTCCGCCTCGTGACGCTCGCCGAGAAGCTCCTGGTGCCCGTGCTCGCCAAGCTGACCAATCTGATCCCCGAGGGCGGCGTCTGGATGAACACCCAGCGGCCCGAGTGGAACGACGCCAACAACGCCCTCGTGGGCTACGGCGTCTCGATGGTGACGCTGTTCGCGCTCCGTCGCATGCTGGACGTCCTGCGCGACCTCTTCGAGGCCGCGCCCGACGACGCCGTCGAGCTCTCGGCCGAGGTGGCGGACCTGCTGGACGCCGTCTCGCGTGCGTTCGCCGACCACGCCGCGCTCACTGACCGCGCGCTCACCGACGCCGAGCGCAAGCGAGTCGTGGACGCGCTCGGCGAGGCGGGCTCCGCCTACCGCGAGGCGCTCTATGCGACCGGGCTTTCCGGCGACGTCCGCACCGTGCCGGTGGCCGCCGTCCGCACCCTGATGGACCGCGCGCAGGCGGTCGCGGACCACACCATCGCGGTCAACCGCCGCGACGACGGCCTCTTCCATGCCTACAACCTGATGTCGGCGCAGGGCGACGGGGTCTCGGTCGGGCACCTCTACCCGATGCTGGAGGGCCAGGTGGCCGCGCTCGACGCGGGCATCCTCTCGCCCGAGGACTCGCTCGATACGCTGGAGGCGCTCCGCGCGAGCGCCATCTACCGTCCCGATCAGCACAGTTACCGCCTCTACCCGGACCGCGAGCTTCCCTCCTTCCTCGACAAGAACAACGTCCCGGCGGACGCGGTCGCGGCGTCTCCCCTCCTCCAGGCGCTGCTCGCCGACGGCGACCGGTCGCTGGTCGTGCGCGACGTGCGCGGCGGCGTCCACTTCAACGGCGCCTTCCGCAACAAGACGGACGTACAGGCGGCGCTCGACGCCCTTCGCCACACAGGCCGCGCGGTGACCGAGGCGGACGCCCGGCAGGTCCTCGAGGCCTTCGAGGCCGTCTTCGACCACCGGTCCTACACCGGCCGCTCCGGCACCTTCTTCGGCTATGAGGGCCTGGGCAGCATCTACTGGCACATGGTCTCCAAGCTGGCGCTCGCCACGCTGGAGACCGCCCTCCGCGCCCACGACGACGGCGCCGATGGCGACGTGCTCCAGCGGCTCGGCGATGCGTACTACGACATTCGCGCCGGGCTGGGCGTCGCCAAGACGCCTGCCGAGTACGGCGCCTTCCCGGCCGACGCGTACTCCCACACGCCCGGTCACGCGGGAGCCAAGCAGCCCGGCATGACGGGCCAGGTCAAGGAGGACATCCTGTGCCGCTGGGGCGAGTTGGGTGTCCGCATCGAGGACGGCCAGATCGCCTTCCGCCCGGTCCTCCTGCGCGCCGACGAGTTCCTGACGGCTCCGATGACGTTCTCGTTCGTCGACGTGCACGGTCAGAGCCAGACGCTCGACCTGGGCATGGGGCAGCTCGGGTTCACGTACTGCCAGATGCCGGTCATCTACCGCCGCGCCGAAACGTCGGCGCTCCGCATCGTCGGCGCGGACGGGAGCGTGACGGAGATCGACGGCGACGCGCTCTCGCCGGAGATCAGCGCCGAGGTCTTCGGCCGCTCCGGCGCCTACGTCCGCATCGAGGTGGACCTCCATCCCACCCGCTGAGCCGCCCGCCTCGGGCGCTCTGCGGGGGCACCGAGGCGGACCGCCCCCCTACGCGTCGCGCTTGTAGACCCGGACGTAGTCGACCTGCATCGACTGTGGGAAGACGGTCGTCGCGTCCGGCGGGCCAGGCAGGTTGCCGCCCACGGCCACGTTCAGGATCATGTGGAAGGCGTGGTCGAACGGCGCCGCCGGGTCGTCGCTGCCGGTGGTGTACCAGTCGTCGGAGGTCTGCGTCTGGTAGAGCACGTTGTTGACGTACCACCGGATCTCGCCCTCCTCCCATTCGAGGGCGAACACGAAGAAGTCGTCGGCGAAGGTGCCTGCGGCGAGCTGGAATTCGTCCCCGGAGAACACGTTGCCCGGGAAGGGCGCGCCGTAGTGGAGCGTGCCGAACACCTCGTCCGGACGGCTGCCGATGTTCTCCATGATGTCGATCTCGCCGCTGGCGGCCCACCCGCCGTAGGTGTCCTCGCTGAAGAACATCCAGATGGCGGGCCACAGGCCCTGCGTCTCGGGCAGCTTGGCCTTGATCTCGAAGCGCCCGTACGTCCAGTCGGCCTTGCCGTCGGTCGTCATCCGGGTGGACGTGTATGCGCCCTCCCCTTCCTCGCGCGCCGTGATGGTCAGCAGCCCGTCGGCGACTGTGTAGTTGTCCGGCGTGTAGACCTGGAGTTCGTTGTTGCCCCAGCCGCACAGGTTGGGGCAGCCGTCGCCGAGTTGGAGAGTCCACTTCGAGCCGTCCAGCGTGGTCCCGTCGAACTCGTCGGCCCAGACGAGCGACCAGCCCGCGGGCGTCGCCTCAGGGTCCGGGATCACCTGATCCACCGAGTTGTCGCAGCCGGACGCGGTGCCCAGCAGGATCAGGCCGAAGAGCGCGGGGCGGAAGAAGGCGGACGACATGGAGACAGAAGAATCGTGGATCAGGAAGAACGCCGTCGGCTAGCGTGCGGCCGTCTCGGGCAGGCGGCCGACGTGGAACGGAAGGTTGGCGGTCGCGACGTTGCCGTTGCCGTCGTACACGTAGACGAACATGCGGTACGGGCCCTCAAGACGCGGCGCGCGGATCGTGAGCGCTCCGCTGTCTCGGCGGACGACGTCGAGGCGGACGGCGTCCGGACGCGTCTCCGCATCGCCACCCGCGCGAATGTCGGTGCTCTCGGGAAGCAGTTCCCACTCGTAGCGGAGCTCGTCGCCGTCCGGGTCGGTGACCGTCGCCTCGAAGGCGACCTGGCTGCGAGGGTCGACGAAGACGCTCGCGTACCGGTCCTGGCCGTTGGCCGTGTAGGCGGTGAGGCTGGGCGCGCGGTTCTCAGGGTAGGCACCGGTCCAGAGGTACTGGAGTTCGTCCAGCACCTCGGTCTCGTACCCGCCCGGCGTGAAGATGCCGTACCAGGTCGGCGTGGTCTCCTGCTTGTCGCCCCAGAGGAAGGCATACGAGCCGATGCAGGAGACGGGGTCGGCGGCGATGCCACGCTCGTAGCGGATGCGGTACATCTGCGCTTTCTCATGACTGGTCTGCTCGATGGGCACGCCCCATGCGGTCTTGGGCACCTCCCAGTGGCCATCCGGACCCCACTCGGCGATCACGTACGGTCCGTCCCAGCCCGCGCGCCGAAGCTGCACGCCGACGCTCGGCCCTTCGTACCCATACGAGCGGAGATCACTCGTGCCCCCCACCAGCTCACCATAGGTGTTGATGCCGTACACATCGATGGCCGGCGCCCGCTCCATGATCAGCTGCACCTCGGCCACGTCCAGCCCGGCGGTGACGTGCATCACGGGATGGTTCGGGTCCTCCTCGTGGATCATCTCCGCGATGTCGTTGAGCGCGTCCCACACCTTGAAGTCGGTGTAGAAGAGGTCGTTCTCGTTCCCCAGCCCCCACATCAGAATGGCCGGGTGGTCCTTGTACTCGCGAACGACCTCGCGGAACTGCGCCAGTTGCGCGGCGACGGCACGCCCGTCGTTGTAGTCGAACCCCTGGCGCTCCTGCCCCGCCCACAGGCCGAAGACGACCGATAGCCCGCGCTCATGCGCGGCGTCGAGGATCCCGATGGCCTCGCCGGCGCCCCACGTGCGGATCGAGTTGGCGCCCGCCGCGACGGCCTCGTCCAGGTAGGTCACGCCGCCGACGCCGCGGATGTAGTAGGGCTCTCCGCCCCGAAGCAGCGTCCAGGACCCGTCCTCGCCCTGCTGAAGCTCCACCGGGATCGCGCCCTCGAAGCGCGGGCCGCTCTCGATGACGCCGGAGGACGCGGGCCGCTCTGTCGTGGAACGGTCGTCGCGCTCCTGGGCCTGTGCGGGGGGGAGCGCCAGGACGAGAGCGAGAACGAGGAAGAAGGGAGCGTGTCGCATGACAGGAGGGGCGGAGTTGACCGGGCGGGGAGACTACTCGGCGCGGACGAGGCGGAGGTTGTCGATCAGGACCTCGCCCGCGTCATCCAGGAAGAAGACGAGCTCCTTGAGGTTGCTGAGGTCGGCGCCATTCTGGAAGGCCGGTAGGTTGCCGACGGTCGCCGGAGCCGCGGCCAGCTCGCGCCCTCCGCCACGCAGTTCCGAGAACGGGATCGTGACGGTCTGCCACTCGCTCGTGAACCGACCCGAGGCGACGAAGCGGCCGTCGAGGATGATCTGCGAGAGCTGGCGGTTGTAGTCCTCCAGCGCGACGCGGACCGGGAGTTGGGACGACGTGCCGGATGGCAACCGTACGTCGAACTGGATCGCCGCGCCGGCCGCGACCGGCGTCATGTCGATGGGGTACCACTTGTCCCAGCTCACGCCCATCGCGCCCTCGTAGCACTGCGGGTCGGTAACATCCCACCGGAGGCGGAGCGCCGTCTCCCCCTGCGAGGGATCCGCCGAGGTGGGCTCGATCGACTGGCAGGCATCGGTGACGAGGCCCCACCCGTCGTCGTTGATGAAGGCGTCGCCGAAGAGCTGGATCGGGAGCGCGGTCGGGTCGGGGCGGAGGTCGACGGTGATCCACGGCTCCAGCGGCGGCTCCTCGTAGAAGACCAGCTGGATGTCGTCGATGTAGATGCTGCCCGACTGCTGGAGCTCGAACATGAGCTGCTTGACGTTGGTCGGGTCGAGGTTCTCGACCTCCAGGTCGAACGCCGACAGCGGCACCGTGACCGTCTGCCACTCCTCGTCGATGAAGGTCCGCTCGAAGTAGCGGTTGGCGGTGTAGGCGAACCCCATGCCCCCGGAGTAGTCCTCCAGCGTCAGCACGATGGGGAGGCCGAACATCCGCCCTTCCTTCGCGCGGACGCGCATCTGGATGGCCGCGTACGGGAGGATCTCCGAGATGTCCTTGCCCACCCAGTTGTCCCAGCCGAAGCCGAGGCCTGCCCACTTGCACCCCTCCGCACCGCGGTCCCAGGAGACGGCCACGGCCCGCTGCCCGTCGTAGACCACGTCGGACGTGACCTCGCCCTGCGTGCAGTTGGCGTCGTCCTGGAACCAGACCGTGTCGTCGTTCTGATCCGCGAAGATGGACGGCTCGACGGCCAGCGCCAGCGTCCGGGGCCGCTCGGGGGCTGCGACCGGC
This Rubrivirga sp. SAORIC476 DNA region includes the following protein-coding sequences:
- a CDS encoding sugar porter family MFS transporter gives rise to the protein MPNRFYVIRTALIVALGGFLMGFDASVISGVVGFIETEFALTKAQLGFSVSSLTLTATLAMLVSGPLSDRFGRRKILFLAATLYAISAIASALAPSFGFLVAARMIGGLGVGASLIIAPLYIAEIAPPAMRGQMVSFNQLNIVIGITVAFFTNFLILQLADSPAAWAQSLGLTDGPWRWMLGLETLPAILYFVGLFFVPQSPRWLLMQGRRDEALPIMKMAVGGVAATQEINEIEQSTAQERAEQAEADARIQKRLQSGTPRAWIWAEQLIGKLKTLFSRPMWLVLSIGAVIGIVQQATGINAVFFYAPTIFEQSGIGTDASFVQAIFVGVINLVFTLLAIALIDRLGRRPLLIGGLIGITVAMGLLAYGFGNATYTLGPDAPAIVASGGDGLTPLIGQTFDNDVAFKTALQDAIGVAAATEYEAPLITSAITMNPMLILIGILGFVASFAVSLGPVMWVLFSELFPNRIRGLAISFVGLINSAVSFGVQQLFPVELAALGAATTFAIFGAIAAAGLVFVVLVVPETKGKSLEELEAQLVRTPGSSLAATPV
- a CDS encoding family 16 glycosylhydrolase, producing MSSAFFRPALFGLILLGTASGCDNSVDQVIPDPEATPAGWSLVWADEFDGTTLDGSKWTLQLGDGCPNLCGWGNNELQVYTPDNYTVADGLLTITAREEGEGAYTSTRMTTDGKADWTYGRFEIKAKLPETQGLWPAIWMFFSEDTYGGWAASGEIDIMENIGSRPDEVFGTLHYGAPFPGNVFSGDEFQLAAGTFADDFFVFALEWEEGEIRWYVNNVLYQTQTSDDWYTTGSDDPAAPFDHAFHMILNVAVGGNLPGPPDATTVFPQSMQVDYVRVYKRDA
- a CDS encoding glycoside hydrolase family 2 TIM barrel-domain containing protein — its product is MRPVLPARLGLLVGAVALLAACASEPAAPAAPSSEADGPAHVEVVQTDGRYQLLVDGAPFFIEGAGLEFGDIAALAGHGGNSFRTWRTDNGERTAREVLDEAHQHGLMVTMGLEIAREREGQGRGVFGFDYDDEAAVAEQLARVREEVEALKDHPALLMWGIGNELNLGAENPAVWDAVGQISDMIHEVDPHHPTTTMLAGVSKEIVDEIRVRAPSLDLLSVQFYADIENLPQRIADAGWTGPYMVTEWGATGHWEVEETPWGAPIENNSSVKADLYRTRYETAIASDTTQILGSYVFLWGQKQERTPTWYGMFMPTGEQTEAVDVMETLWTGQPLANRTPRLESLTLDGRVATDAIQLAAGQEVPAAVVSTDPDGDGLRYEWEVRREQTDLSEGGDDESVPELLTGAVAPTDAAQVSVTAPAETGAYRLFVNVYDGQGHAAHANIPFYVGDF
- a CDS encoding glycoside hydrolase family 2 TIM barrel-domain containing protein yields the protein MRHAPFFLVLALVLALPPAQAQERDDRSTTERPASSGVIESGPRFEGAIPVELQQGEDGSWTLLRGGEPYYIRGVGGVTYLDEAVAAGANSIRTWGAGEAIGILDAAHERGLSVVFGLWAGQERQGFDYNDGRAVAAQLAQFREVVREYKDHPAILMWGLGNENDLFYTDFKVWDALNDIAEMIHEEDPNHPVMHVTAGLDVAEVQLIMERAPAIDVYGINTYGELVGGTSDLRSYGYEGPSVGVQLRRAGWDGPYVIAEWGPDGHWEVPKTAWGVPIEQTSHEKAQMYRIRYERGIAADPVSCIGSYAFLWGDKQETTPTWYGIFTPGGYETEVLDELQYLWTGAYPENRAPSLTAYTANGQDRYASVFVDPRSQVAFEATVTDPDGDELRYEWELLPESTDIRAGGDAETRPDAVRLDVVRRDSGALTIRAPRLEGPYRMFVYVYDGNGNVATANLPFHVGRLPETAAR